One Herbaspirillum rubrisubalbicans genomic window carries:
- a CDS encoding ABC transporter ATP-binding protein: protein MSTAYALELHGLHKAFERSQILCGVDLQLQAGERCALIGPNGAGKSSLFNLVSGRYRADAGRVLLHGRDITRDSPQQINRLGLARSFQITSLFPRLSAFENVRCALLWTLGYRYAFWRRISQLRDANARAHAVLDKVGLAARAEVAAGELSYAEQRALELAVTIAADASVILLDEPTAGMSRAESAAMVALIREVTVGKTLLMVEHDMQVVFDLADRIAVMDNGRVIACDSAQRIRANPQVQALYLDRRRHG from the coding sequence ATGAGTACCGCGTATGCGCTGGAACTTCACGGCCTGCACAAGGCCTTCGAGCGCAGCCAGATCCTGTGCGGGGTGGACCTGCAATTGCAGGCCGGCGAACGCTGCGCCTTGATCGGTCCCAATGGCGCCGGCAAGTCCAGTCTCTTCAACCTGGTATCCGGCCGCTATCGTGCCGATGCCGGGCGCGTGCTGCTGCATGGCCGCGACATCACGCGCGACTCGCCCCAGCAGATCAACCGGCTGGGTTTGGCGCGCAGCTTCCAGATCACCAGCCTGTTTCCCCGCCTGAGCGCCTTCGAGAACGTGCGCTGTGCGCTGCTGTGGACGCTGGGCTACCGCTACGCCTTCTGGCGCCGCATCAGCCAGTTGCGCGACGCCAACGCACGCGCTCATGCGGTGCTGGACAAAGTCGGCCTGGCCGCCCGGGCCGAGGTGGCCGCAGGCGAGTTGAGCTATGCCGAACAACGGGCGCTGGAATTGGCCGTCACCATTGCCGCCGATGCCTCCGTGATCCTGCTGGACGAACCCACGGCCGGGATGAGCCGGGCCGAGAGTGCGGCCATGGTGGCCTTGATCCGTGAGGTCACCGTGGGCAAGACCTTGCTGATGGTGGAGCACGATATGCAGGTGGTGTTCGATCTGGCCGACCGCATCGCGGTCATGGACAATGGCCGCGTGATCGCCTGCGACAGCGCCCAGCGCATCCGCGCCAACCCGCAGGTGCAGGCACTGTACCTGGACCGGAGGCGCCATGGATAA
- a CDS encoding ABC transporter ATP-binding protein: MDKSDSLLRVDRLHAWYGQSHVLHGVSLEVQRGEIVSILGRNGAGRSTLLKALMGLVRSRGGIDFDGDDIAGLPTHAIARRGIGYVPESRDVFPTLTVAQNLLLGRKSGRASAHGWREEEVYALFPALARRHKVAAGALSGGEQQMLALGRALLGNPSLLLIDEPTEGLSPQMVEQVAHYLELLRQRDVAVLLIEQKQAIALELSQRAYVMGRGEMVFHGTPAALQADQDLQREWLAL; this comes from the coding sequence ATGGATAAGTCCGACAGCTTGCTCCGGGTGGACCGCCTGCACGCCTGGTACGGCCAGAGCCACGTGCTGCATGGGGTGTCGCTGGAGGTGCAGCGCGGCGAGATCGTCAGCATCCTCGGTCGCAATGGTGCGGGCCGCTCCACCTTGCTCAAGGCCTTGATGGGGCTGGTGCGCAGCCGTGGTGGGATCGACTTCGACGGCGACGATATCGCTGGCCTGCCGACCCATGCCATCGCCCGACGCGGCATCGGCTACGTGCCGGAAAGCCGCGATGTCTTCCCCACGCTCACCGTGGCGCAGAACCTGCTGCTGGGGCGCAAGAGCGGGCGCGCGTCGGCCCACGGTTGGCGCGAGGAAGAGGTGTATGCCTTGTTTCCGGCCCTGGCCAGACGCCACAAGGTGGCCGCCGGCGCACTCTCGGGCGGCGAGCAGCAGATGCTGGCGCTGGGTCGGGCCTTGCTGGGCAATCCTTCCTTGCTGCTCATCGATGAGCCCACTGAAGGATTGTCGCCGCAGATGGTGGAGCAGGTGGCGCATTACCTGGAACTGCTGCGCCAGCGCGACGTGGCGGTGCTGTTGATCGAGCAGAAGCAGGCCATTGCGCTGGAGCTGTCGCAACGGGCATATGTGATGGGACGCGGCGAGATGGTCTTCCATGGGACGCCCGCTGCGCTGCAAGCCGATCAGGACTTGCAGCGCGAATGGCTGGCGCTCTGA